In the genome of Fervidobacterium nodosum Rt17-B1, the window TAATAGAATTGGGTATACTCCTCCACCCCGATTCTATAATCCCAAAAGATATGGGAAGGGTAATTAAAGAGTGCGTGAGGATTATTTTCAAAAGTGTAGGAATATTTATCAACACATACGAAAACGCTATCGTTACAGAAGACATAGCCGCAGGAATTAAAATAAGATATGTTATTTTCTTACCACGTGATGAATAATAACCCGCTATCGTACTTATTACCAAACTAATTACAGACGCACTTGTAGAAATTAAAATTGTGTAAAAGATAATATCCTTAACCGTGGCACCAACTAAATATTCTAAATTCTCATTTTTGAAAAACTCAAAGTTTTTTAGTGAGAATCGCCCGTAATAATCCAAAAATCCGGATAATGCGGAATAAATTAAAGGCACAAATATCAACAAAGTTGAAACCACAAAAAACACATAACCCCACTTTGGAAATCTTTCCAAATGCTTATGGTAATTTTTTTCGTAAGTCTCCCTTTTTATAGAAAGTACGTAACCTATTATTGAAATGAACAGCAATTGGAAAACCATCAATGTTGAAGCGGCTTTGAAATCAAACGTAATACGTGAGTACATGTATATTGCCACTTCTATAGTTGAATACTTAATCCCCCCTAAGATAAGCACAACGGAAAAACTCGTGAAGGTATATATATAAGTCAGAAAAAATGCCCTTAAAATCGAAGGCATCAACAAATGCAATTCAATCTTTTTAAATATTTCCCACTTACCTGCGCCATCTATCTTTGCGGCCTCTATAATATACCCATCTATATTCTCCCAGGCATCGCCAACAATTCTTATAAACAATGGAAAGTTGTAAAAAACATGCCCAAGCAAAATCGCAGAGAATGTATAGAGAATTTGCAAATCCAGACCAAACAACCTAAGCAAACGTGTGTATATACCACTTTTCCCAAATGTTAGAAAAAAGCCAATAGCCATTGTTATACCTGGTAATACAAAAGGGATACTCGACATAACTTTAAAAATACGCTTTATAACCGGATTTATCTTTGTTCTTCCAACTAAATAAGCTCCGGGAAGACCAAGCAACATTGTCAAAAGCGATGATAAAAAGGCTTGGTATATCGTGAATTTTATCTTCGATAGGTTATCGATAAGGGCTTGTAAGCTTAATCCATTTGAAAAGTAAAGATTGAACGAAAAAGGTATAATTAACGCAAATATAATGTAAAAAATAGGGATTAGCTCGTATATTTTTGACTCTACCTTCCTCAAAAAATCAACCCCCGAAGGTCACCACGTCTGACTCTTAGAATCCTCGAAAGTTTATAGATACTCTGCTCAAGACCACCAGGTCTATTTTGAACCAACCATATTCTTCTGTAAGACTCGATAACTTTATTAAATTCATCCTCAAATTCCATCCATTCATTCTCTGGAACCGCTTGAATGTCTTTGTATATACTCAAAAACTTCATAACTTTAAGCCCCAGCAATGCAAAATCTATATTATTCAAAATTTGGTCAACAACGAATGATAGTTTACTATCTTCATCACTCCTAAACTTTTGAATTTCTTTTCTTAATGAAAGCACATCATTTTCAACTTCTTTGATTTTTTCGAGTTCTAATTTATAATTCCCGTTTCTTTCGGGATACAAGAACGCGTAAAAGAAAGGTGTACCGTTGGGCGTATAAAAGAGCTTATTGTGAACTATTCCAAGTTTGTAAATTAATTCCGCAATA includes:
- a CDS encoding ABC transporter permease; this translates as MRKVESKIYELIPIFYIIFALIIPFSFNLYFSNGLSLQALIDNLSKIKFTIYQAFLSSLLTMLLGLPGAYLVGRTKINPVIKRIFKVMSSIPFVLPGITMAIGFFLTFGKSGIYTRLLRLFGLDLQILYTFSAILLGHVFYNFPLFIRIVGDAWENIDGYIIEAAKIDGAGKWEIFKKIELHLLMPSILRAFFLTYIYTFTSFSVVLILGGIKYSTIEVAIYMYSRITFDFKAASTLMVFQLLFISIIGYVLSIKRETYEKNYHKHLERFPKWGYVFFVVSTLLIFVPLIYSALSGFLDYYGRFSLKNFEFFKNENLEYLVGATVKDIIFYTILISTSASVISLVISTIAGYYSSRGKKITYLILIPAAMSSVTIAFSYVLINIPTLLKIILTHSLITLPISFGIIESGWRSIPNSIIDAARVDGAGRFKTIVKIAIPLLKGFLFTAFIYSFTISVGETSGTLTLAEPPIMTFSAVVFRLMSSRNTEIAMVLNTFYFIFVVSLFLINEATKKEEF